Proteins found in one Spirochaetota bacterium genomic segment:
- the mtnP gene encoding S-methyl-5'-thioadenosine phosphorylase, with product MTKANIGIIGGSGLYQIDGIKVIEETTVRTPWGYPSDSMVIAEIGGVRTAFLPRHGRGHVHLPHEINYRANIAALKMIGVEKIIAFSAVGSLKEEIRPLDFVLPSQVIDRTKGRASTFFGEGIAAHVAFADPFCVSLDGIIAPVATEMGLKLHTGETLVCMEGPAFSSRAESNLYRSWGAGVINMSTLPEAKLAREAELCYAVICMSTDYDCWKMDEEHVSVEMVVANLNKNAANARNLIKAIVPRAAGIGHCACNEAAKYAVITAKERWDKKQARRLNSILPEYF from the coding sequence ATGACCAAGGCAAACATAGGCATTATCGGGGGTTCCGGCCTCTACCAGATCGACGGGATAAAGGTAATCGAAGAAACCACCGTCAGAACCCCGTGGGGCTATCCGTCCGATTCGATGGTCATCGCCGAGATCGGCGGGGTGCGGACCGCGTTTCTTCCGCGGCACGGGCGCGGGCACGTCCACCTGCCCCACGAAATCAATTACCGGGCGAATATCGCCGCGCTCAAGATGATCGGCGTCGAGAAGATCATCGCTTTCTCCGCCGTCGGGAGTCTCAAGGAAGAAATCCGCCCGCTCGATTTCGTCCTGCCCTCGCAGGTAATCGACCGCACAAAGGGCCGCGCATCGACTTTTTTCGGCGAGGGTATCGCCGCGCATGTCGCATTCGCCGATCCGTTCTGCGTCTCGCTCGACGGCATCATTGCGCCGGTCGCCACGGAGATGGGACTGAAACTCCATACCGGCGAAACGCTCGTGTGCATGGAGGGCCCGGCGTTCTCTTCGCGCGCGGAGAGCAACCTGTACCGCTCGTGGGGCGCGGGCGTCATCAACATGAGCACGCTTCCCGAGGCCAAGCTCGCGCGCGAGGCCGAGCTGTGCTACGCGGTGATCTGCATGAGCACCGACTACGACTGCTGGAAGATGGACGAGGAGCACGTCAGCGTCGAGATGGTGGTGGCCAACCTTAATAAAAACGCGGCCAACGCGCGCAATCTCATCAAGGCGATCGTGCCGCGCGCGGCCGGTATCGGCCACTGCGCCTGCAACGAGGCCGCGAAGTACGCCGTCATCACGGCGAAGGAGCGTTGGGACAAAAAACAGGCCAGGCGACTGAACTCCATTCTGCCCGAGTATTTCTGA